The following nucleotide sequence is from Acidobacteriota bacterium.
AAAAGGCAAAACCTGGGTGTTGAATGGGACCAAAACTTTCATCACCAACGGGCACTACGCGGATGTTGCCGTGATCATTGCTGTCACGGATCGCACCACCGGCACACATGGGCTCTCTGCATTCGTGGTGGAAAAGGGCACGAAGGGATTTCGTCCAGGTAAGAAGGAAAACAAGCTTGGCCTGCGTGCCAGCGACACCGCGGAACTGATCTTCGAGGACTGTGTCATTCCCGCCGAAAATCTCGTGGGCAAAGAAGGCGATGGGTTCATCGACGCGATGCGCGTGCTCGACGGTGGACGAATCTCGATCGCTGCTCTTTCCCTTGGCATCGCGCAAGGCGCATTCGAAGCTGCGCTGAAGTATTCAAAAGAGCGCAAGCAGTTTGGGCGTCCGATCTGCGATTTCCAAGCGATCCAATGGAAGCTCACTGACATGGCCACCGAGATCGACGCAGCCCGGCTGCTCACCCTGCGCGCTGCCTCGATGAAAGACGCTGGACTGAAGACCACGCAAGAATCGTCAATGGCAAAGCTCTATGCCAGTGAAGTTGCCGTACGCTGCGCGAATGAAGGCGTACAGATTCATGGCGGCTACGGCTTCATCAAGGACTATCCGGCGGAGAAGTACTATCGAGACGTAAAGCTCTGCACCATCGGGGAAGGGACCAGCGAGATTCAACGAGTGGTGATTGCACGGCAGTTGTTGAAAAGTTATTGAAGAATGCTGAGCTGCCTTCGTCTCTCATCCCCGAGGCTTCTTTGGCCGACGGATCTCCCGGAATATTTCAGAGTTCTTCGGCTCTGATTGGCTCTTTCCGCAGGATTCTGGTGAAAGAGCCGGAATGCCGCAATTACACCCACTGCATCGGCATGAATTTCAACTCTTCGTAAGCGATGGGGCATCCTGGCCGAAGACCGAGTGCCGAATGCCGAATGCCTCGCCGGCTACCCGCTCATACTCCCGGATAATGAAGTTATCCGTCATGCCGGCGATGTAGTCGCACACTATGCGCTCCGGCTTCTCGTCTGGCAATTGCTCCTGGTAGCTCTGAGGCAATTCCTCGGGATGAGCCAGCCAG
It contains:
- a CDS encoding acyl-CoA dehydrogenase; translated protein: MDFQFTEEQEQLRRSIREFSEREIRPHVMEWDEKSEFPLATIKELGKMGLMGVAFPTEYGGAGLGYVEYVTAIEELSRVDGSIGIIVAAHNSLCSNHIYVAGNEEQKRKYLPKLASGEFIGCWGLTEPGSGSDAGSARMTAVRKGKTWVLNGTKTFITNGHYADVAVIIAVTDRTTGTHGLSAFVVEKGTKGFRPGKKENKLGLRASDTAELIFEDCVIPAENLVGKEGDGFIDAMRVLDGGRISIAALSLGIAQGAFEAALKYSKERKQFGRPICDFQAIQWKLTDMATEIDAARLLTLRAASMKDAGLKTTQESSMAKLYASEVAVRCANEGVQIHGGYGFIKDYPAEKYYRDVKLCTIGEGTSEIQRVVIARQLLKSY